The Henckelia pumila isolate YLH828 chromosome 2, ASM3356847v2, whole genome shotgun sequence genome includes a window with the following:
- the LOC140884816 gene encoding exopolygalacturonase clone GBGE184-like isoform X1, producing MTSLIGVRAICLVLGMACLFPINGADSNAIGARRSLVGETVFDVMKFGAVADGRKDNSMALIRAWNAACRSAIPAKLLIPRGNFVAGEVVFKGPCAKPIVIEIQGNLLASDDLSLYSGGAWLMIDEVIGVDVTGGGTINGRGQSFWQYGKGSKNGPSLPVSLVFQSVQYGTMHGLNFVNSMGFHTKVTDSSNVAFWNLKITAPGKSPNTDGLHISSSTNVNITDSIIGTGDDCVSVGHGNNNVLVARVFCGPGHGLSVGSLGKRPDETNLNKVTIINCTLTGTTNGARIKTYHASPRLIATGIYFQDLVMNQVKNPIIIDQHYDSKKKRQQSNVQLRDVHFRNIRGTTISAVPINLNCSSTCPCNDVELSNIYLAPFGLVGPLRSTCFSAKFFAKGPVVPPGPSFCA from the exons ATGACGAGTCTGATCGGAGTTCGGGCAATATGCCTGGTTTTGGGCATGGCTTGCTTGTTCCCGATCAATGGCGCGGACTCCAATGCCATCGGTGCCCGTCGTAGCCTAGTTGGCGAGACAGTTTTTGACGTTATGAAGTTTGGGGCTGTGGCTGATGGTAGAAAAGACAACTCTATG GCACTCATACGGGCCTGGAATGCGGCATGCAGATCTGCCATACCAGCGAAGCTTCTAATCCCGCGGGGGAATTTTGTGGCCGGGGAGGTTGTGTTCAAAGGACCCTGCGCCAAACCAATCGTCATCGAAATCCAGGGCAACCTGTTGGCTAGCGACGATCTCAGTCTATACTCCGGCGGCGCCTGGCTCATGATCGATGAAGTTATCGGCGTCGATGTCACCGGCGGAGGGACCATCAATGGCCGGGGTCAATCTTTCTGGCAGTATGGCAAAGGCAGCAAGAACGGCCCATCGCTTCCTGTC TCTCTGGTGTTTCAGTCGGTGCAATACGGCACAATGCACGGGTTGAATTTCGTGAACAGCATGGGCTTCCACACAAAGGTGACGGACAGCAGCAACGTGGCTTTCTGGAACCTGAAAATCACGGCCCCTGGAAAGAGTCCAAACACAGACGGCTTGCATATCAGCAGCTCCACCAACGTTAACATCACCGATTCCATCATCGGAACCGGGGACGATTGCGTCTCCGTAGGCCATGGCAACAACAATGTTCTTGTCGCCAGGGTTTTCTGTGGCCCTGGACATGGCCTTAG cgtGGGATCCTTGGGAAAGAGACCAGATGAAACAAACTTGAACAAAGTCACTATCATCAACTGCACACTCACAGGAACAACAAACGGCGCAAGAATCAAAACCTACCACGCATCGCCGCGCTTGATCGCCACCGGAATTTACTTCCAGGATCTCGTGATGAACCAAGTTAAAAATCCCATCATCATCGACCAGCACTACGACTCCAAGAAGAAACGCCAG CAATCGAACGTGCAGCTTAGAGATGTTCACTTCAGGAACATAAGAGGAACAACAATTTCAGCGGTTCCAATAAATCTGAATTGCAGTTCCACATGCCCCTGCAACGACGTCGAGTTGTCTAACATATATTTGGCGCCATTCGGCCTAGTCGGACCCCTGAGATCTACATGCTTCAGCGCCAAGTTCTTTGCTAAAGGACCAGTGGTTCCCCCAGGCCCCTCATTTTGTGCGTAG
- the LOC140884816 gene encoding exopolygalacturonase clone GBGE184-like isoform X3: MALIRAWNAACRSAIPAKLLIPRGNFVAGEVVFKGPCAKPIVIEIQGNLLASDDLSLYSGGAWLMIDEVIGVDVTGGGTINGRGQSFWQYGKGSKNGPSLPVSLVFQSVQYGTMHGLNFVNSMGFHTKVTDSSNVAFWNLKITAPGKSPNTDGLHISSSTNVNITDSIIGTGDDCVSVGHGNNNVLVARVFCGPGHGLSVGSLGKRPDETNLNKVTIINCTLTGTTNGARIKTYHASPRLIATGIYFQDLVMNQVKNPIIIDQHYDSKKKRQQSNVQLRDVHFRNIRGTTISAVPINLNCSSTCPCNDVELSNIYLAPFGLVGPLRSTCFSAKFFAKGPVVPPGPSFCA; the protein is encoded by the exons ATG GCACTCATACGGGCCTGGAATGCGGCATGCAGATCTGCCATACCAGCGAAGCTTCTAATCCCGCGGGGGAATTTTGTGGCCGGGGAGGTTGTGTTCAAAGGACCCTGCGCCAAACCAATCGTCATCGAAATCCAGGGCAACCTGTTGGCTAGCGACGATCTCAGTCTATACTCCGGCGGCGCCTGGCTCATGATCGATGAAGTTATCGGCGTCGATGTCACCGGCGGAGGGACCATCAATGGCCGGGGTCAATCTTTCTGGCAGTATGGCAAAGGCAGCAAGAACGGCCCATCGCTTCCTGTC TCTCTGGTGTTTCAGTCGGTGCAATACGGCACAATGCACGGGTTGAATTTCGTGAACAGCATGGGCTTCCACACAAAGGTGACGGACAGCAGCAACGTGGCTTTCTGGAACCTGAAAATCACGGCCCCTGGAAAGAGTCCAAACACAGACGGCTTGCATATCAGCAGCTCCACCAACGTTAACATCACCGATTCCATCATCGGAACCGGGGACGATTGCGTCTCCGTAGGCCATGGCAACAACAATGTTCTTGTCGCCAGGGTTTTCTGTGGCCCTGGACATGGCCTTAG cgtGGGATCCTTGGGAAAGAGACCAGATGAAACAAACTTGAACAAAGTCACTATCATCAACTGCACACTCACAGGAACAACAAACGGCGCAAGAATCAAAACCTACCACGCATCGCCGCGCTTGATCGCCACCGGAATTTACTTCCAGGATCTCGTGATGAACCAAGTTAAAAATCCCATCATCATCGACCAGCACTACGACTCCAAGAAGAAACGCCAG CAATCGAACGTGCAGCTTAGAGATGTTCACTTCAGGAACATAAGAGGAACAACAATTTCAGCGGTTCCAATAAATCTGAATTGCAGTTCCACATGCCCCTGCAACGACGTCGAGTTGTCTAACATATATTTGGCGCCATTCGGCCTAGTCGGACCCCTGAGATCTACATGCTTCAGCGCCAAGTTCTTTGCTAAAGGACCAGTGGTTCCCCCAGGCCCCTCATTTTGTGCGTAG
- the LOC140884816 gene encoding exopolygalacturonase clone GBGE184-like isoform X2, translating to MHMHVISCDYILQQALIRAWNAACRSAIPAKLLIPRGNFVAGEVVFKGPCAKPIVIEIQGNLLASDDLSLYSGGAWLMIDEVIGVDVTGGGTINGRGQSFWQYGKGSKNGPSLPVSLVFQSVQYGTMHGLNFVNSMGFHTKVTDSSNVAFWNLKITAPGKSPNTDGLHISSSTNVNITDSIIGTGDDCVSVGHGNNNVLVARVFCGPGHGLSVGSLGKRPDETNLNKVTIINCTLTGTTNGARIKTYHASPRLIATGIYFQDLVMNQVKNPIIIDQHYDSKKKRQQSNVQLRDVHFRNIRGTTISAVPINLNCSSTCPCNDVELSNIYLAPFGLVGPLRSTCFSAKFFAKGPVVPPGPSFCA from the exons ATGCACATGCATGTTATTTCATGTGATTATATATTACAACAA GCACTCATACGGGCCTGGAATGCGGCATGCAGATCTGCCATACCAGCGAAGCTTCTAATCCCGCGGGGGAATTTTGTGGCCGGGGAGGTTGTGTTCAAAGGACCCTGCGCCAAACCAATCGTCATCGAAATCCAGGGCAACCTGTTGGCTAGCGACGATCTCAGTCTATACTCCGGCGGCGCCTGGCTCATGATCGATGAAGTTATCGGCGTCGATGTCACCGGCGGAGGGACCATCAATGGCCGGGGTCAATCTTTCTGGCAGTATGGCAAAGGCAGCAAGAACGGCCCATCGCTTCCTGTC TCTCTGGTGTTTCAGTCGGTGCAATACGGCACAATGCACGGGTTGAATTTCGTGAACAGCATGGGCTTCCACACAAAGGTGACGGACAGCAGCAACGTGGCTTTCTGGAACCTGAAAATCACGGCCCCTGGAAAGAGTCCAAACACAGACGGCTTGCATATCAGCAGCTCCACCAACGTTAACATCACCGATTCCATCATCGGAACCGGGGACGATTGCGTCTCCGTAGGCCATGGCAACAACAATGTTCTTGTCGCCAGGGTTTTCTGTGGCCCTGGACATGGCCTTAG cgtGGGATCCTTGGGAAAGAGACCAGATGAAACAAACTTGAACAAAGTCACTATCATCAACTGCACACTCACAGGAACAACAAACGGCGCAAGAATCAAAACCTACCACGCATCGCCGCGCTTGATCGCCACCGGAATTTACTTCCAGGATCTCGTGATGAACCAAGTTAAAAATCCCATCATCATCGACCAGCACTACGACTCCAAGAAGAAACGCCAG CAATCGAACGTGCAGCTTAGAGATGTTCACTTCAGGAACATAAGAGGAACAACAATTTCAGCGGTTCCAATAAATCTGAATTGCAGTTCCACATGCCCCTGCAACGACGTCGAGTTGTCTAACATATATTTGGCGCCATTCGGCCTAGTCGGACCCCTGAGATCTACATGCTTCAGCGCCAAGTTCTTTGCTAAAGGACCAGTGGTTCCCCCAGGCCCCTCATTTTGTGCGTAG